In one window of Tenrec ecaudatus isolate mTenEca1 chromosome 3, mTenEca1.hap1, whole genome shotgun sequence DNA:
- the MXD4 gene encoding max dimerization protein 4 — translation MELNSLLILLEAAEYLERRDREAEHGYASVLPFDGDFARKKTKAAGLVRKAPNNRSSHNELEKHRRAKLRLYLEQLKQLVPLGPDSTRHTTLSLLKRAKVHIKKLEEQDRRALSIKEQLQREHRFLKRRLEQLSVQSVERVRTDSTGSAISTDDSEQEVDIEGMEFVPGELDSVGSSSDADDHYSLQSGGCSDGSYGPPCRRPGCPGLS, via the exons ATGGAGCTGAACTCCCTCCTGATCTTGCTGGAGGCGGCCGAGTACCTGGAGCGCAGGGACCGAG AGGCCGAGCACGGCTACGCGTCGGTGCTGCCCTTTGACGGGGACTTCGCCAGGAAGAAAACAAAGGCGGCCGGCCTGGTGCGCAAGGCCCCGAACAACAG GTCTTCACACAATGAGCTGGAGAAGCACAG GAGAGCCAAACTCAGGCTGTACTTGGAGCAGCTCAAGCAGCTGGTGCCGCTGGGCCCTGACAGCACCCGCCACACAACGCTGAGCTTGCTGAAGCGTGCCAAGGTGCACATCAAG AAACTGGAGGAGCAGGACCGCCGGGCGCTGAGCATCAAAGAGCAGCTGCAGCGTGAGCACCGCTTCCTAAAGCGGCGCCTGGAGCAGCTGTCGGTGCAGAGCGTGGAGCGTGTGCGCACCGACAGCACAGGCTCTGCCATCTCCACAGACGACTCTGAGCAAG aAGTCGACATAGAGGGCATGGAGTTTGTCCCAGGCGAGCTGGACAGTGTGGGCAGCAGCAGTGACGCGGATGACCACTACAGTCTGCAGAGTGGCGGCTGCAGCGATGGGAGCTATGGGCCCCCCTGCCGGCGGCCAGGCTGTCCGGGCCTCTCGTAA